A region of Ignatzschineria larvae DSM 13226 DNA encodes the following proteins:
- a CDS encoding phage tail assembly chaperone, whose amino-acid sequence MEIRIDDITYEFQQSSFFEANRQLKTLTALMKGCFTMQDGKTGFDVGELISNIGSESFANVEKFILHHLTATDENGEKVLFNKPEEINKFFNKHRSHYYQVIFEGLKFHFLGFLPSGLESKISTLNLEEVAGKVM is encoded by the coding sequence ATGGAAATCAGAATTGACGATATTACTTACGAGTTTCAGCAATCAAGTTTCTTTGAAGCGAACAGACAACTCAAAACATTAACAGCCCTCATGAAGGGCTGTTTTACTATGCAAGACGGCAAAACAGGCTTTGATGTAGGTGAGTTGATCTCAAACATCGGCTCTGAATCGTTTGCAAATGTTGAGAAGTTTATTCTTCATCACTTAACAGCTACAGATGAAAACGGTGAAAAGGTGCTATTTAACAAGCCTGAAGAGATCAATAAATTCTTCAATAAGCACCGCTCTCATTATTATCAAGTGATTTTCGAGGGCTTGAAATTCCATTTTTTGGGTTTTTTACCGAGTGGCCTCGAATCCAAGATAAGTACTTTGAACTTGGAGGAAGTGGCGGGCAAAGTGATGTAG
- a CDS encoding phage protein, giving the protein MSHAFSLDDCVLTINGIELRGFENAQDAVVITPVGDDGDITYGINGDGVFVSSCNKGATIAIKGLQHSEMNRILNDLRSRQINNMRTASGNIISFKDLRNGDEFTLTGCWFTTPPTHGRGTAHNGNTWTLKAVKAEIKLTEGYI; this is encoded by the coding sequence ATGAGTCATGCTTTTTCTTTAGATGATTGCGTTTTGACAATTAATGGAATCGAATTACGAGGTTTTGAGAATGCTCAAGATGCAGTAGTCATTACGCCGGTGGGTGATGATGGCGACATTACTTACGGTATCAATGGCGATGGCGTATTTGTAAGCTCTTGTAACAAGGGAGCAACAATCGCAATTAAAGGACTTCAACACTCTGAAATGAATCGCATTTTAAACGATTTACGTTCACGTCAAATCAACAATATGCGCACAGCTTCGGGCAATATTATCTCATTCAAAGACTTACGAAATGGCGATGAGTTTACATTGACAGGTTGCTGGTTCACAACACCACCAACACACGGTCGAGGCACTGCGCATAACGGCAACACATGGACGCTTAAAGCGGTGAAAGCAGAGATTAAACTTACAGAGGGCTATATTTAA
- a CDS encoding DUF3383 domain-containing protein, with amino-acid sequence MSLSMNDVVNVRILQQGQGAKKRDFSIAAIFTSDMCEEFANPNSRYVTVSSADDVANLFGSNSEAYKASRSLFSANPKPRQALIAKYVKDGFKTEATASKIVGATASTPYIKFKEIENGYFSFVLDGKPITTEDLDFTLVSSLDDVATIINTAINEELGIEMIFDEVGNRFILTRKEAGAGANFGYVFDDGLDGAYIGTALNLTDGYATIINGQDSQEFKKESPSEALTALNNANTGFYGVYFADRLTDGELEEAHDWVASADKKVMAVTAVRPADIEYTDSNIYKRLAKKNSKRLMVQYNNTGDVHAGAELLGIAITTIWNGVNTAKTVKFKEQTSVQSDDRITLNEATKCRKLGINFYTDYASVNMLAEGTMLGGQFIDETTGTDAFADALQVQAFNRLKKAEKIPQTDRGQQILIDSLKVVGEQFKTNGFLGEGRWMNGDIGELKDGDTLDGYYFYSESFDMQDQSDRESRKMMPIMVCAKLAGAGHFADIVLMMDR; translated from the coding sequence ATGAGTTTATCAATGAATGATGTTGTAAATGTTCGGATTTTACAGCAGGGGCAAGGTGCTAAAAAACGTGATTTTAGCATTGCAGCGATTTTCACAAGTGATATGTGTGAAGAGTTCGCGAATCCTAATTCACGTTATGTAACGGTATCAAGCGCCGATGATGTTGCAAATCTTTTTGGCAGTAATTCAGAGGCCTATAAGGCTTCAAGATCGCTCTTTTCGGCGAATCCCAAGCCAAGACAAGCGCTAATCGCAAAATACGTTAAAGACGGCTTTAAAACAGAAGCGACAGCCTCAAAAATTGTCGGGGCAACTGCTAGTACGCCGTATATTAAATTTAAAGAGATCGAGAACGGTTATTTCTCTTTCGTGCTAGATGGCAAACCTATCACCACTGAAGATCTTGATTTTACGTTAGTTTCATCACTCGATGATGTTGCGACAATTATCAATACAGCGATTAATGAAGAGCTTGGCATTGAGATGATTTTCGATGAGGTCGGTAATCGCTTTATCCTCACTCGAAAAGAAGCAGGTGCAGGCGCTAACTTTGGTTATGTGTTTGATGATGGCTTAGATGGCGCATATATCGGTACAGCTTTGAATCTTACAGATGGGTATGCAACGATCATTAATGGCCAAGATTCTCAAGAGTTTAAGAAAGAGAGTCCGTCAGAAGCATTAACTGCTTTAAACAATGCAAACACAGGCTTTTACGGTGTTTACTTTGCTGATCGTTTAACAGATGGTGAATTAGAAGAGGCTCATGATTGGGTTGCTTCTGCTGATAAAAAGGTAATGGCTGTTACAGCAGTCCGACCGGCAGATATTGAATACACTGATTCAAATATCTATAAGCGACTAGCGAAAAAGAACAGTAAACGCTTGATGGTGCAATACAACAATACAGGCGATGTTCATGCAGGTGCAGAGCTTCTCGGTATTGCAATAACGACTATTTGGAATGGCGTAAACACTGCTAAAACAGTGAAATTCAAAGAGCAAACAAGCGTTCAATCAGATGATCGTATTACGCTTAATGAAGCAACAAAATGTCGCAAGTTAGGTATTAACTTCTACACCGATTATGCAAGTGTGAACATGTTGGCAGAGGGTACGATGTTGGGCGGTCAATTCATTGATGAAACAACCGGCACAGATGCTTTTGCAGATGCGCTTCAAGTTCAAGCATTCAATCGACTCAAGAAAGCAGAGAAGATCCCGCAAACAGATCGCGGACAACAAATTCTCATTGATTCTCTTAAAGTTGTGGGCGAGCAGTTCAAGACTAACGGTTTCTTAGGTGAAGGTCGTTGGATGAACGGCGATATTGGCGAATTAAAAGACGGCGATACGTTAGATGGCTACTACTTCTATTCAGAATCTTTTGATATGCAAGATCAATCAGATCGTGAATCAAGAAAGATGATGCCAATAATGGTGTGCGCAAAGCTTGCAGGCGCTGGTCACTTTGCAGATATCGTATTAATGATGGATAGATAG
- a CDS encoding phage neck terminator protein → MIATVLSLPSDRVIDGNEEVDVSKLGFFITVLPIMQDDLGTEVIFNGVEEVEKLSNLSEMTVSVNAYGKNAYEVINKLVMSMRLDFAYRELKRIGIGFLRASQIRSLPTAISGGKEQRAQVDLIFSINNRLIADVNRGDSVEISIEGN, encoded by the coding sequence ATGATAGCGACGGTTTTGTCGTTACCTAGTGATCGAGTGATTGACGGTAATGAAGAAGTTGATGTTTCAAAGCTTGGTTTCTTCATTACAGTATTACCGATAATGCAAGATGATCTCGGCACAGAAGTGATCTTTAACGGCGTAGAAGAAGTCGAGAAATTAAGCAATCTTAGCGAGATGACAGTATCAGTCAATGCTTATGGCAAAAACGCTTATGAGGTTATCAATAAGCTAGTAATGTCTATGCGCTTAGATTTTGCTTATAGAGAGCTTAAACGGATTGGTATAGGGTTTCTTAGGGCTTCACAAATAAGAAGCTTACCAACGGCTATTTCAGGTGGCAAAGAGCAACGAGCGCAAGTAGATCTAATCTTCTCAATCAATAACAGACTAATCGCTGATGTGAATCGTGGCGATAGCGTAGAAATCTCAATAGAGGGAAATTAA
- a CDS encoding DUF4054 domain-containing protein, which yields MNFLTYHPEFSKVDPVVIDNFIKISKQVVKEKPFGELYEQALYAYTAHKLALKGFLNTDLNGNPIFSNGEGFKSVASKTAGGLSISYSQQGSSGSGRASDGDLDSTSYGREYLSLRNLASPFGVVV from the coding sequence ATGAACTTTTTAACATATCACCCTGAATTTTCTAAGGTTGATCCTGTAGTAATCGATAACTTCATTAAGATCAGCAAGCAAGTTGTGAAAGAAAAGCCTTTTGGTGAGTTGTATGAGCAGGCGCTTTATGCGTATACAGCTCATAAACTAGCGCTGAAAGGTTTTCTCAATACTGATTTGAACGGCAATCCAATCTTCAGTAATGGCGAGGGCTTTAAGTCTGTAGCGAGTAAGACCGCAGGCGGTTTGTCGATCTCTTATAGTCAGCAGGGAAGTTCAGGAAGTGGTAGAGCAAGTGATGGTGATTTAGATTCAACAAGCTACGGTCGTGAATACTTGAGCTTGCGCAATCTCGCAAGTCCGTTTGGGGTAGTTGTATGA
- a CDS encoding major capsid family protein: MMENQEFELVLEEALNERDVQLQEKVLPEINIAEALPVVEGLEFGVETEDYGVTSVIGSVKDGIIGNKTNSLVTIDSEIEWRKANVGSWGKAAVWTLQELEKIAKLGITLDSKKQDDLYANALATIQYAGYIGHQGVVGQVGLLNSDDVEVVKDASGKALKDMTSTEAVEMILDVYNRAWAKSDYRIQPTHIAIDAIDFMTLVQKFEVASTVVGTDMLPIGAMDRIMAALRKATNDSTFTVNFVKVPSRYAQGINKGFNRLVCYVYDEQYVAMKVHMPELLPTRQRDLLTFECGYRASFTGALWKEPDSATYLDYKA; encoded by the coding sequence ATGATGGAAAATCAAGAGTTTGAATTAGTATTAGAAGAAGCGCTTAATGAGCGTGACGTACAGCTTCAAGAGAAGGTATTACCGGAGATCAATATTGCTGAAGCTTTGCCGGTTGTTGAAGGTTTAGAGTTCGGTGTTGAGACTGAAGATTACGGCGTAACAAGCGTGATCGGTTCTGTTAAAGACGGAATCATTGGCAACAAGACTAACTCACTTGTAACAATCGATTCAGAGATCGAGTGGCGTAAAGCAAATGTCGGCTCTTGGGGTAAAGCAGCAGTATGGACTTTACAAGAGCTTGAGAAGATCGCAAAACTCGGCATTACGCTTGATTCTAAGAAGCAAGATGACTTGTATGCCAACGCACTAGCCACCATTCAGTACGCAGGGTATATCGGTCATCAGGGCGTTGTTGGTCAAGTTGGGCTTTTAAATAGCGATGATGTTGAAGTCGTGAAAGACGCCTCAGGTAAAGCATTGAAAGATATGACTTCTACTGAAGCTGTTGAGATGATCTTGGATGTTTACAATCGTGCATGGGCTAAGTCTGATTATCGTATCCAGCCAACGCATATCGCAATTGACGCGATCGACTTTATGACGCTTGTTCAGAAGTTCGAAGTTGCTTCAACTGTGGTTGGTACTGATATGCTTCCAATCGGTGCAATGGATCGAATCATGGCAGCGCTTCGTAAAGCGACAAACGATAGTACATTCACAGTTAACTTCGTGAAAGTGCCTTCACGTTATGCGCAGGGAATCAATAAAGGCTTCAATCGCTTAGTTTGCTACGTCTACGATGAGCAATATGTTGCGATGAAAGTCCACATGCCTGAATTGTTGCCAACCCGTCAACGTGATTTGTTAACGTTCGAGTGCGGTTATCGTGCATCATTCACCGGCGCACTGTGGAAAGAACCTGATTCAGCGACTTACTTAGACTATAAAGCTTAA
- a CDS encoding structural cement protein Gp24, whose translation MAFTQWDNDKTMRAGTIRRASSSDNKVWGEQSDVDLAYGVFCAVSEKGVTAIKSAKDVIHGIVVRDVYETARKDRTVNVGHFSHGDSVVAQGVEGVEFKRGDKAFVICSGADAGKVTNEASATTVDLGYWIETVSGDCVAITLGYQVTAPKAGE comes from the coding sequence ATGGCTTTTACACAATGGGATAACGATAAAACAATGCGAGCGGGTACGATTCGCCGAGCTTCATCTTCAGATAACAAGGTGTGGGGTGAGCAATCAGATGTTGATCTAGCGTATGGCGTATTTTGCGCAGTATCAGAAAAAGGCGTAACAGCGATTAAGTCTGCAAAAGATGTGATTCATGGGATCGTTGTTCGTGATGTTTATGAAACAGCTCGCAAAGATCGCACAGTTAATGTAGGTCACTTTTCACATGGCGATAGCGTAGTAGCGCAAGGCGTTGAGGGCGTTGAGTTTAAACGTGGTGATAAAGCGTTTGTAATCTGTTCTGGTGCAGATGCGGGTAAAGTAACGAATGAAGCGAGTGCGACAACAGTCGATCTAGGTTATTGGATCGAAACAGTGAGCGGTGATTGTGTAGCGATTACACTCGGCTATCAAGTAACAGCACCAAAGGCAGGAGAATAA
- a CDS encoding DUF2213 domain-containing protein: protein MAWEITPQGYLKTKASITKGAVLEYLGKEIGLTGSDAVKRVEVHRSIEELAKPETLRSFEGMPLTMTHPEDKEVRANDWKEKSIGHIQNVRREGNYLVCDAYVKDKNAIELLKENKKIRELSVGYEPADIQERGGKFYHVNIRANHVAIVAEGRAGSDCRLQDSKGVKTMGIKGLLAFLKGKKLNDEGGAELTAEEIQELIASLELALAESEDEEAKEDLRDQIEALKKQLEEAKAPINDEEPATEDVGALKAEIAELKAENEGLKAENETLKTELEALKNSLETDQALNDAKAKFPRVKLNDAKTAKDVHVAVLVDNGIYTKEEAQKLTDAEIRAAYAGLKASTRANKIGKRLLNDSAKPTKTATQRLGGK from the coding sequence ATGGCTTGGGAAATAACACCACAGGGATATCTAAAAACTAAAGCCTCGATCACAAAAGGCGCAGTCTTAGAGTATCTCGGTAAAGAGATCGGCTTAACCGGCAGTGATGCAGTTAAAAGAGTCGAAGTTCACAGATCAATAGAAGAGCTTGCAAAGCCTGAAACTTTAAGATCGTTTGAGGGTATGCCATTAACGATGACGCATCCTGAAGATAAAGAGGTTAGAGCTAATGATTGGAAAGAAAAATCAATCGGTCATATTCAAAACGTAAGGCGTGAAGGCAATTACCTCGTTTGTGATGCTTACGTCAAAGACAAGAATGCTATTGAGCTATTAAAAGAGAATAAAAAGATTCGAGAATTATCAGTTGGCTATGAACCGGCAGATATTCAAGAGAGGGGTGGTAAGTTTTATCACGTAAATATCAGAGCTAACCACGTTGCGATCGTTGCAGAGGGTCGTGCTGGTTCTGATTGTCGTTTACAAGACTCAAAGGGAGTTAAAACAATGGGAATCAAAGGTTTACTAGCCTTTTTGAAAGGCAAAAAATTAAACGATGAGGGCGGTGCTGAATTAACCGCTGAAGAGATTCAAGAGTTAATCGCATCTTTGGAATTAGCGCTCGCAGAGAGTGAAGATGAAGAAGCAAAAGAAGATCTTAGAGATCAGATCGAAGCGCTCAAAAAACAGCTAGAAGAAGCGAAAGCGCCTATCAATGATGAAGAGCCTGCAACAGAAGATGTTGGCGCTTTAAAGGCTGAAATCGCAGAGCTTAAAGCGGAAAATGAGGGTTTAAAAGCAGAGAATGAAACGCTTAAAACTGAATTAGAAGCGCTCAAAAACTCACTTGAAACAGATCAAGCTTTAAATGACGCAAAAGCGAAGTTCCCGCGAGTGAAATTGAATGATGCTAAAACAGCGAAAGACGTTCATGTAGCGGTGTTAGTGGATAATGGAATCTACACGAAAGAAGAAGCACAAAAACTTACAGACGCTGAAATTCGTGCGGCTTATGCAGGGCTTAAAGCTTCAACACGAGCGAACAAAATCGGCAAGCGCTTACTGAACGATAGCGCAAAACCAACCAAAACAGCGACCCAGCGCTTAGGAGGTAAATAA
- a CDS encoding phage head morphogenesis protein yields the protein MKRKKPKVRGKRFIEAVAPSKRAEVYYREQINNLIKSMLDEVLSAVRKPKLNDSDEIGDDDSINRLLIALTSIADKDITQSATRVALGFVGRSNTQNKKRFVWSIERARGIDVTSIIDKMDIGDVVAQAIKDNVDLIKSIKTDFIKDIGSQVFEDFKKGKRQSDLIKSIYERGEVTKSRAKFIARDQTAKINSAFNEARERKLGVDIYRWSGTGDERERHSHFVLNGMLCKYSDPTVYSDDEGKTWKKRSSIGAYEGNPGTDYQCRCLGLPQINF from the coding sequence ATGAAACGAAAGAAACCGAAAGTTCGTGGGAAGCGGTTTATTGAGGCAGTAGCGCCGAGCAAAAGGGCAGAAGTCTATTATCGAGAGCAGATCAATAATCTCATTAAGTCGATGCTCGATGAAGTATTGAGTGCGGTTAGAAAGCCAAAACTCAATGACAGCGATGAGATCGGCGATGATGACAGTATTAATCGCTTATTGATAGCTCTTACAAGCATCGCAGATAAAGACATCACTCAGAGTGCTACACGTGTTGCGCTAGGTTTTGTTGGTAGAAGCAACACACAGAACAAAAAGCGCTTTGTTTGGTCAATTGAGAGAGCAAGAGGAATTGATGTAACTAGCATTATCGACAAGATGGATATTGGCGATGTTGTGGCGCAAGCGATCAAAGACAATGTCGATCTGATTAAGTCAATCAAGACGGATTTTATTAAAGATATCGGCTCACAAGTCTTTGAAGACTTTAAGAAAGGTAAGCGTCAATCAGATCTCATCAAGAGCATCTACGAGCGGGGCGAAGTTACAAAAAGTAGAGCGAAGTTTATCGCAAGAGATCAGACAGCAAAGATCAATTCAGCATTTAACGAAGCAAGAGAGCGCAAGCTAGGTGTCGACATCTATCGATGGAGCGGTACAGGCGATGAGCGCGAGCGTCATTCTCATTTTGTGCTGAATGGAATGCTTTGTAAGTATTCAGATCCAACCGTTTATTCAGATGATGAGGGCAAAACGTGGAAGAAAAGATCAAGTATTGGTGCCTATGAGGGTAATCCCGGCACTGATTATCAATGTCGCTGTCTTGGCTTGCCACAGATTAATTTTTAG
- a CDS encoding DUF1073 domain-containing protein — MGRMGLIDSVQSLYTDLGIKSEAVTYTGITVSDRQLMNAYVNSWIVAKYVDKTARDMLKKEREFAGSFNQSVLERVFKQEKALKINDVLNDALTWSILLGDCLVVAINDDEDLSTKITDYSNINKFIVLKKNDYKIDKDLDEDIKSKTFGMPESYTIKMGNIKVHASRCHRIRLGKFSIKDGKKNGISPLQAPFRAIKLFDTIVTCIADIVEESNVDVLYVPDLLQRIAAGQEEKIKEYVKLMKLVKSSSNMIVLDAGTSEVQGRWEQKQASYGGLSDILVKMMSVLAGALDRPITVLFGQSASGFASGEEDNRAYYETINNLQESILRPLQEFIDQFILNQMISDVEFTYPTIDSSNEIEESTIFSNIATAMTGLVTAQVISDEVAQKELIARKCLINTKVEDFNEFNETKETESSWEAVY; from the coding sequence ATGGGACGTATGGGATTAATAGACAGCGTTCAAAGTCTTTATACAGATCTAGGTATAAAGTCTGAGGCAGTGACGTATACAGGTATAACAGTATCAGATCGGCAGTTGATGAATGCTTACGTCAATTCGTGGATTGTTGCAAAGTACGTTGATAAAACCGCTAGAGATATGCTTAAAAAAGAGCGTGAATTTGCGGGTTCTTTTAACCAGTCGGTATTAGAGCGGGTCTTTAAACAAGAGAAAGCGCTCAAGATCAATGATGTATTGAACGATGCTTTAACATGGTCAATTCTGCTTGGCGATTGTCTTGTTGTTGCGATTAATGATGATGAAGATTTGTCGACCAAGATCACTGATTATTCAAACATCAATAAGTTTATCGTTCTAAAGAAAAACGATTACAAGATCGATAAAGATCTTGATGAAGATATTAAGTCTAAAACGTTTGGAATGCCTGAAAGCTACACGATCAAAATGGGCAATATCAAGGTTCATGCTTCACGTTGCCACAGAATACGATTAGGTAAATTCTCGATTAAAGACGGTAAGAAGAATGGCATTTCACCACTTCAAGCGCCGTTCAGGGCAATTAAGCTGTTCGACACTATCGTAACGTGTATCGCTGATATCGTAGAAGAGAGTAATGTTGATGTGCTTTATGTGCCTGATCTTCTGCAAAGGATCGCAGCAGGTCAAGAAGAGAAGATTAAAGAGTATGTAAAGCTCATGAAGCTTGTGAAATCTTCTTCAAACATGATTGTTCTCGATGCCGGCACAAGTGAAGTACAAGGCAGATGGGAACAGAAGCAGGCAAGTTACGGCGGTCTGTCTGACATTCTTGTCAAGATGATGAGCGTATTGGCAGGTGCTTTAGATCGTCCAATCACTGTTCTATTTGGTCAATCAGCAAGCGGTTTTGCAAGCGGTGAAGAAGATAACAGAGCTTATTACGAAACGATCAATAATCTACAAGAGTCGATTTTAAGACCGCTTCAAGAGTTTATTGATCAATTTATTTTGAATCAGATGATTAGTGATGTTGAGTTCACTTATCCAACAATTGATTCATCCAATGAAATAGAAGAATCAACAATCTTTTCAAATATTGCAACGGCAATGACAGGGCTTGTGACAGCACAAGTGATATCAGATGAAGTTGCACAGAAAGAGCTTATCGCTCGCAAATGTCTAATCAACACGAAAGTAGAGGATTTCAATGAGTTCAATGAAACGAAAGAAACCGAAAGTTCGTGGGAAGCGGTTTATTGA
- the terL gene encoding phage terminase large subunit, with translation MRFTDLSEERKEVARVMAQEDFYFFARYMFLARRNFNWLQNWHHKAITDALDRVYKGEIKRLIINIPPRYSKTELAVINWMAWCLGKNPQAKFIHTSYSAMLAHKNSGETRELVKHEEYRNIFPDFELSQSSDAKNEWATAQGGGVYATGSGGSITGFGAGGFGEGFNGAIIIDDPHKPDEVFSDVIRQGVIDWFQNTLESRTNSPDTPIILIMQRLHEEDLAGWLEEGGNGEEWELLSIPVLDENENPLWPEKHTKEKLLQMRASNSYVFSSQYMQRPSPKGGDIIKSEWFRNYDVLPRLKRLAIFSDTASKTKEHNDYSVLLVAGLSHEGGLYVLDVIRGKWEAPDLEQKMIDVWGKYKAMNAQAIFVEDKASGTSLIQNIQRKNSFPIKAVQVDKDKYTRVMGVTGYLESGYVYLPKEASWRFDFLDECEKFTANNAHKHDDQVDSLVMAINELLGGEINLWDVWD, from the coding sequence ATGCGATTTACAGACTTGAGCGAAGAAAGGAAAGAAGTCGCTCGAGTTATGGCGCAAGAAGATTTCTATTTTTTTGCTCGGTATATGTTTCTTGCTCGGCGTAATTTCAATTGGCTTCAAAATTGGCATCATAAAGCGATTACGGATGCGTTAGATCGAGTTTATAAGGGTGAGATTAAGCGATTAATCATCAATATACCGCCTCGTTACTCTAAGACTGAATTAGCAGTTATCAATTGGATGGCGTGGTGCTTAGGTAAAAATCCTCAAGCTAAATTCATCCATACAAGCTACTCGGCAATGCTTGCTCATAAAAACTCAGGTGAAACACGAGAGCTAGTAAAGCACGAAGAGTATCGCAATATATTCCCTGATTTTGAATTAAGTCAATCAAGTGACGCTAAAAACGAGTGGGCGACAGCTCAAGGTGGCGGTGTTTACGCTACTGGGTCAGGCGGATCTATTACGGGATTTGGTGCGGGTGGATTTGGCGAGGGCTTTAATGGTGCAATCATCATAGATGACCCGCATAAGCCCGATGAAGTATTCAGTGATGTGATCCGTCAAGGCGTTATCGACTGGTTTCAGAATACATTAGAGAGCCGTACAAATAGCCCTGATACGCCGATTATTTTAATCATGCAGAGGCTTCATGAGGAAGACTTGGCGGGTTGGCTAGAAGAAGGTGGAAACGGCGAAGAGTGGGAATTATTAAGTATTCCCGTTCTCGATGAAAACGAGAATCCGCTGTGGCCAGAGAAACATACTAAAGAGAAATTGCTACAAATGAGAGCCTCAAATAGCTATGTTTTCAGCTCTCAATATATGCAAAGACCGTCACCCAAAGGCGGTGACATTATCAAAAGCGAGTGGTTCAGAAACTACGATGTTTTACCGCGACTTAAACGATTAGCAATCTTCTCTGATACAGCTTCAAAAACAAAAGAGCATAACGACTATTCAGTGTTGTTAGTCGCAGGGCTATCGCATGAAGGCGGGCTTTATGTTCTTGATGTGATTCGTGGCAAATGGGAAGCGCCTGATCTTGAGCAGAAGATGATTGATGTTTGGGGTAAATACAAAGCGATGAATGCGCAAGCGATATTCGTTGAAGATAAAGCAAGTGGAACATCACTCATACAAAACATTCAGCGAAAAAACTCATTTCCAATCAAAGCAGTGCAAGTCGATAAAGACAAGTACACGAGAGTGATGGGTGTGACGGGTTATTTAGAATCGGGCTATGTTTACTTACCCAAAGAAGCAAGCTGGCGATTTGATTTTCTTGATGAGTGTGAAAAATTTACAGCAAATAATGCGCATAAGCACGATGACCAAGTCGACAGCTTAGTGATGGCAATTAACGAATTATTAGGCGGAGAAATCAATTTATGGGACGTATGGGATTAA
- a CDS encoding DNA-packaging protein, with protein sequence MTKEMGRPSLFSQEMVKKAREYVWLFQQSKTPEEIENNVEVIPSVAGLALYLGVARSTLYEWGKQNKDFSDTLASLQDVQEVSLLNGGLRGRFNPTISKLALANHGYSDKQEIDTKSSDGSMTPKSPITNDQIKEIVRDLKEEI encoded by the coding sequence ATGACTAAAGAAATGGGCAGACCCTCTCTTTTTAGCCAAGAGATGGTTAAAAAGGCTCGGGAATATGTTTGGCTCTTTCAACAGTCAAAAACACCGGAAGAAATTGAAAATAATGTTGAGGTGATTCCAAGTGTTGCTGGGCTTGCTTTATATCTCGGAGTAGCTCGTTCAACCTTATATGAATGGGGAAAGCAAAATAAAGACTTTTCGGACACGTTAGCAAGTCTTCAAGATGTACAGGAGGTTTCTTTGCTAAACGGCGGTCTAAGAGGACGATTTAACCCTACAATCTCAAAACTCGCTTTGGCAAATCATGGTTACTCAGATAAGCAAGAGATCGACACTAAATCTAGCGATGGTTCTATGACACCAAAGTCACCAATAACAAATGACCAGATTAAAGAGATTGTGAGAGATTTAAAAGAGGAAATCTAA
- a CDS encoding DUF2681 domain-containing protein codes for MDKLKNIILTIGGLILAFFYALLKSKDRKIEKHKDEAERYKSKAETQERIIESEKNARHVRDRINSASESDIDRMLDERKAFRD; via the coding sequence ATGGATAAACTGAAAAATATTATTTTAACGATAGGCGGGTTAATCCTCGCCTTTTTTTATGCCTTATTGAAATCAAAAGATCGAAAGATTGAGAAACATAAAGATGAAGCAGAACGATATAAATCTAAAGCAGAAACTCAAGAGCGAATCATTGAATCAGAAAAAAACGCTCGGCATGTTAGAGATCGCATCAATAGCGCTTCTGAGTCTGATATTGACCGCATGCTCGATGAGCGCAAAGCATTTCGAGATTGA
- a CDS encoding N-acetylmuramoyl-L-alanine amidase, producing the protein MREINKIIVHCSATKPDQDFSVHDIRSWHKNQGWSDVGYHYIVRLDGSIEKGRPLEKTGAHVKGHNADSIGVCYIGGVDEAGKPKDTRTEAQKESLDQLLTFLAYRFNAPISGHNDYTNMKACPSFKAKEQYEYINYRLVHLDELMK; encoded by the coding sequence ATGAGAGAAATAAACAAAATCATTGTGCATTGTTCAGCAACAAAGCCAGACCAAGATTTCAGTGTTCACGACATTCGATCTTGGCATAAAAATCAAGGCTGGTCAGATGTAGGCTATCACTACATTGTGAGATTAGATGGTTCAATTGAAAAAGGTCGACCGCTTGAGAAAACAGGGGCGCATGTAAAAGGTCATAATGCTGACTCTATTGGCGTTTGCTATATCGGTGGCGTTGACGAAGCAGGAAAACCGAAAGACACACGAACAGAAGCGCAAAAAGAGTCGTTAGATCAATTATTGACGTTTCTTGCTTATCGCTTTAATGCGCCAATTTCAGGTCATAACGATTACACGAATATGAAAGCTTGTCCGAGCTTTAAAGCGAAAGAGCAATACGAATATATCAATTATCGTTTAGTGCATTTAGATGAGTTAATGAAATGA